acTTGCTGAATTTTCAGGCCCAGTAGTTCTGTTCTTTCAGTCTAGATGCATGACGAATTCTGATTCAGTGTTTTCCCCAACTGTACAAATGAGATGatgtgtttgaaaatatttttaagtgaaacaaCAGGATGTAAGCCGAAACAAGGAATGTGTGAAAAGTGGTCGATTTTCTTCTTAGAATGCTGAGCAAATTTAATAGAGAGTAAACTTTTTAATTAGGGGAAATAGCTCAAGACTTTGGTTTGTTTTAGGGCTACCAGCCTTAGGTAGCTTATGTCTTTTAAGGGAAAAGCTAGACCATcattgaagtttttgtttttaattttccaaaattgtttctCTGTATGTTGGGTGATGAGTTTATCTGCATATATTCTTTATGTGTATTCACCCTTAAGTTGAAATCACACCCACAATTGTCAGACTCTTTCTTATGCTGGCAACATGTTAGGTTATAGACGTATATAAATGAGGATGCAAAATCATGTGGTTTTCAACTTGTATTGCGAAGCTCTGTTGCAGTGGGCAGGGATCCAGGAATGGTGTTTGGTTGTTTTCTCAGAGTTAGATGGTTGCCATCTGGCATTGATAGTGAGATGGTGTTGTCATCAGTTTCTAGATGCAGGAAAGGAATGATCCTCATCTGTTTCCTGTGGATAAGCAAGACGTTGATAATCTAGTAAAATCTTGTTACCTTAAAGAAAGCAGACGTGGAATTTGTTTACATAATGCTTGCCAGTTTCTACTTTTGTGTTAATAATGTAGCTTGCTAGTGAACTTTAGCTTtgaggaattttaaaatgtatttgatcaTATTCTAGTTGCATCTTATTAGAATACCCCAATAATATTCTAATTGAACCTACTCTTCTAATAGAATCACTGTCTCCACCAGGCACACTCCATGGTCTTTACTTGTCTGCCTTTATGAAAAATCTGCCTCCTTTGGAGAGTGAAAAGCTTTTACAATGTCTTCCGATCCTGAATGATAGATTGTTTTGAAAAGCCAGAAAGAGGTTTTACAACCTACTTGAGAAGGTCTCATTTTCCACTTGAATATTAAGAAAGTGACAGAAGTGAGAGTGTACACTAGCTACAAACGTGGTTAAAAAACCGCCAAATATAAAGCAGGGTTACTTTATGGATAACTTGCTAAGATTATATCTGGCTTTCGGGCTTGTTTGTCTTCTCTTTGTTACCCATAAATCTTTCAGCATTTAGCATAATCATTTATCACTTttcctgtttccagtttttcacaagTTGCTTTGTCTCTGCTCACCTCAAAGTGCAGGTCCTGTTTGGCTAAGGAAGTTCATGCTGCTGAAGCTTTTGCAAAAGGAAGAAATGGTGGGCCACCTCTTGAACTTTCCAAACAAAATACACTATTACAATCTGGCCCTTgtgaaactcatttttttcttgatcctGGCTGATCCTAGCTACATGTAATATCCAGCAGTACCCTTCTAACATCTAATAATCCATTTTCTGGCCTATGCTATTCGAATCTTACAGTTATTGAAGAAGTCCTGGTTGTCTTTTATTACACAAGACATAATTATTATTGTGTCTTCTGTcttctttcatgtgcttactttttaatattgttttgctGCATGCAATAAGGTCTGTATCAATAAGAACCCCATAAAAGATTCTGGTCTTCAGAATTGcctttttatataaaaacaagcaaaattcagagggaatattttattaaatattagacGTCTGGGTTGACTGCATTAATTTTAAATCATTCCTGTAATATTTCCTCTTTTCATTTGGTCCTTCAGATGCTCACATAATATGCAAATCATTTTAGAATGAAcacaaaagaaacattaaatatattaaaatctgcattttaataaaattgtcaATGCATAATACATACCTTGCTTCTAAAGAAGAatgataaaaagtaataaaagggtAATTTAGGCACAGAActatttaatatctttttatattttacaatccAGTGAAAAGTAAATGCAGAATAAAAGCTTGGGGCTCAGATTTGAAAGTGTTCCACTCAaatattctctccttttttttttctccctgaaaggTTCTTGTTGGTCCCACCCTGTGTACAGTACACTCACAGTGGTACAGTAAACTCACTCTTGAACTCTCAACACGGAAAATGAAACGTTCCGATGCTTTTTGTTGCAGATGGAGTGGATGTGGAAGATGACCCCACTTGCTCCTGGCCAGCTTCCTCACCTTCGAGCAAGGACCAGACTTCCCCCAGCCACGGAGAAGGTTGCGATTTTGGAGAGGAAGAAGGTGGCCCTGGACTCCCTTATCCATGCCAATTCTGTGACAAGTCGTTCAGCCGTCTCAGCTACCTAAAGCACCATGAGCAGAGTCACAGCGACAAGCTGCCTTTCAAATGCACTTACTGCAGTAGGCTGTTCAAACACAAGCGGAGCCGAGATCGCCACATCAAACTCCACACTGGGGACAAGAAGTACCACTGCAGCGAATGCGATGCTGCGTTCTCCAGAAGTGATCACCTCAAGATCCACTTAAAGACTCACACGTCCAACAAGCCATATAAATGTGCCATTTGTCGCCGTGGGTTCCTGTCCTCTAGTTCCTTACACGGACACATGCAGGTTCACGAAAGGAACAAGGACGGCTCCCAGTCCGGTTCCAGGATGGAGGACTGGAAGATGAAGGACACTCAGAAGTGCAGTCAGTGCGAGGAAGGCTTTGACTTCCCGGAAGACCTCCAGAAGCACATTGCCGAGTGCCACCCCGAGTGCTCCCCGAACGAGGACCGGGCGGCCCTCCAGTGTGTCTACTGCCACGAGCTCTTTGTGGAGGAGACCTCCCTGATGAACCACATGGAGCAGATGCACGGCGGGGAGAAGAAGAACTCCTGCACCATCTGCTCCGAGAGCTTCCACACCGTCGAGGAACTGTACAGCCACATGGATAGTCACCAGCAACCGGAGTCATGCAACCACAGCAACAGCCCTTCCCTGGTCACGGTGGGCTACACCTCCGTGTCCAGCACGACTCCGGACTCTAACCTCTCAGTGGACAGCTCGACCATGGTGGAAGCCGCCCCGCCAATCCCCAAGAGTCGAGGGAGGAAGCGGGCCTCTCAGCAAACCCCGGACATGACCGTCCCCTCGAGTAAACAGGCAAAAGTCACCTACAGCTGTATTTACTGCAACAAGCAGTTGTTTTCGAGTCTGGCGGTTCTGCAGATTCACCTGAAAACTATGCATTTAGATAAGCCAGAGCAGGCCCACATTTGTCAGTATTGCTTGGAGGTATTGCCCTCCCTCTATAACCTCAATGAACATCTTAAGCAAGTGCACGAAGCTCAGGACCCAGGTCTGATCGTTTCTGCCATGCCTGCCATAGTCTACCAGTGCAACTTCTGCTCCGAAGTTGTCAATGACCTCAACACCCTTCAGGAACACATCCGATGTTCTCACGGATTTGCCAACCCTGCGGCTAAGGACAGCAACGCTTTTTTCTGTCCCCATTGCTACATGGGGTTCCTCACTGACTCTTCCCTCGAAGAGCATATAAGGCAGGTCCACTGCGACCTCAGTGGCTCCCGATTTGGGTCTCCGGTGCTCGGGACTCCAAAAGAACCAGTCGTAGAAGTCTATTCTTGTTCCTATTGTACAAATTCTCCAATATTCAACAGCGTTCTTAAACTGAACAAGCACATCAAAGAGAATCATAAAAACATTCCCTTGGCCCTGAATTATATTCACAACGGGAAGAAATCCAGGGCCTTGAGCCCCCTCTCTCCTGTGGCCATAGAGCAGACATCTCTTAAGATGATGCAGGCGGTCGGAGGTGCACCTGCGCGGCCGGCAGGAGAGTATATCTGTAATCAGTGTGGTGCTAAGTACACGTCCCTGGATGGCTTTCAGACTCACCTGAAAACTCATCTCGACACCGTGCTACCGAAACTGACCTGTCCTCAGTGCAACAAGGAGTTCCCCAACCAAGAATCCCTGCTGAAGCACGTCACCATTCATTTTATGATCACCTCCACGTACTACATCTGCGAGAGTTGTGACAAGCAGTTCACGTCAGTGGACGACCTTCAGAAACACCTGCTGGACATGCACACCTTCGTCTTCTTCCGCTGTACCCTCTGTCAAGAAGTTTTCGACTCGAAGGTCTCCATTCAGCTCCACTTGGCCGTGAAGCACAGTAATGAGAAGAAAGTCTACCGCTGCACGTCCTGCAACTGGGACTTCCGCAACGAGACAG
This genomic interval from Phocoena phocoena chromosome 13, mPhoPho1.1, whole genome shotgun sequence contains the following:
- the ZNF521 gene encoding zinc finger protein 521, coding for MSRRKQAKPRSLKDPNCELEDKTEDGEAGDCKKRPEDGEELEDEGVHSCDSCFQVFESLSDITEHKINRCQLTDGVDVEDDPTCSWPASSPSSKDQTSPSHGEGCDFGEEEGGPGLPYPCQFCDKSFSRLSYLKHHEQSHSDKLPFKCTYCSRLFKHKRSRDRHIKLHTGDKKYHCSECDAAFSRSDHLKIHLKTHTSNKPYKCAICRRGFLSSSSLHGHMQVHERNKDGSQSGSRMEDWKMKDTQKCSQCEEGFDFPEDLQKHIAECHPECSPNEDRAALQCVYCHELFVEETSLMNHMEQMHGGEKKNSCTICSESFHTVEELYSHMDSHQQPESCNHSNSPSLVTVGYTSVSSTTPDSNLSVDSSTMVEAAPPIPKSRGRKRASQQTPDMTVPSSKQAKVTYSCIYCNKQLFSSLAVLQIHLKTMHLDKPEQAHICQYCLEVLPSLYNLNEHLKQVHEAQDPGLIVSAMPAIVYQCNFCSEVVNDLNTLQEHIRCSHGFANPAAKDSNAFFCPHCYMGFLTDSSLEEHIRQVHCDLSGSRFGSPVLGTPKEPVVEVYSCSYCTNSPIFNSVLKLNKHIKENHKNIPLALNYIHNGKKSRALSPLSPVAIEQTSLKMMQAVGGAPARPAGEYICNQCGAKYTSLDGFQTHLKTHLDTVLPKLTCPQCNKEFPNQESLLKHVTIHFMITSTYYICESCDKQFTSVDDLQKHLLDMHTFVFFRCTLCQEVFDSKVSIQLHLAVKHSNEKKVYRCTSCNWDFRNETDLQLHVKHNHLENQGKVHKCIFCGESFGTEVELQCHITTHSKKYNCKFCSKAFHAIILLEKHLREKHCVFDAKTPNCGANGASEQAQKEEVELQTLLTNSQESHNSHDGSEEDVDTSEPMYGCDICGAAYTMETLLQNHQLRDHNIRPGESAIVKKKAELIKGNYKCNVCSRTFFSENGLREHMQTHLGPVKHYMCPICGERFPSLLTLTEHKVTHSKSLDTGNCRICKLPLQSEEEFLEHCQMHPDLRNSLTGFRCVVCMQTVTSTLELKIHGTFHMQKTGNGSAVQTTGRGQHVPKLYKCASCLKEFRSKQDLVKLDINGLPYGLCAGCVNLSKSGSPGISIPPGTSRPGLGQNENLSAMEGKGKAGALKTRCSSCNVKFESESELQNHIQTVHRELVADGNSTQLKTPQVSPMPRISPSQSDEKKTYQCIKCQMVFYNEWDIQVHVANHMIDEGLNHECKLCSQTFDSPAKLQCHLIEHSFEGMGGTFKCPVCFTVFVQANKLQQHIFSAHGQEDKIYDCTQCPQKFFFQTELQNHTMTQHSS